Genomic window (Motilibacter aurantiacus):
CGGCGGACCGACTCGTTGCCCTCGCGGCGTCCATGCGCACTCCCTCGGATACGGCGTCGTCTCCGGGCAGTCTAGCCAGCGAATGACAACGGTGTGGTTCAGCGCCGCGCGCCCCTTTCGGGGGACCCGAGGTCCCGCCGCCGCCCGCCGAGCGCTCCGCTCAGGGCGCGCCCAGCCAGGCCAGCACCGCAAGCACCCGGCGCGAGTCCGCCGCGTCCGGCTGCAGGCCGAGCTTCGTGAACAAGCTGGTCACGTGCTTCTCGACCGCGCCCTCGGAGACGACGAGCCGGTCGGCGATCGCGACGTTGGACCGCCCCTCGGCCATCAACGCGAGCACGTCGCGCTCGCGCGGGGTCAGGGCGGCCAGCCGGTCGACCGAGCGCCGGCGGACCAGCACCTGGGCGACGACCTCGGGGTCGAGCACGGCCTCGCCCGCCGCGACCCGGCGCAGCGCGTCGAGGAAGTCCCCCACGTCCGCGACCCGGTCCTTGAGCAGGTAGCCGACGCCGCGCCCGTCCCCCGACGCCAACAGCTCGGCGGCGTACGTGTCCTCGACGTACTGGGAGAGCACGAGCACCGGCTGCCCCGCGACCCGCTCACGGGCCGCGACGGCGGCACGCAGCCCTTCGTCGGTGTGGGTCGGGGGCATGCGCACGTCGACCACCGCCACGTCCGGGCGGTGCTCCTCGACGGCGGGGACGAGGGAGTCGCCGTCCCCCACCGCCGCCACGACCCGGTGCCCTCCGTCCTCGAGCAGCCGGGTGAGCCCCTCGCGCAGGAGCACGCTGTCCTCGGCGATCACGATGCGCACGGCCCCGGAGCCTAGGGCCACGGCCTTCTGCGTACGCGCCGGCGCTCCCGGACGTGCACGCTCGCTCGAGGGGGGTCAGCCCGCGGAGTACGCGACGAACGACACGGCGATGTAGTGGACGACGAAGGCCACGAGCGTGAAGGCGTGGAAGACCTCGTGGAACCCGAACCAGCGCGGCGAGGGGTCGGGGCGCTTCGCCGCGTAGACCAGGCCACCGACGGTGTAGAAGAGGCCGCCCACGATGAGCAGGACGAGCACCGCGACGCCGCCGTGGCGGAGGATCTCCGGCAGGTAGAACACCGCCACCCAGCCGAGCGCGAGGTAGACCGGGGTGTAGAGCCAGCGCGGCGCGTCGGACCAGAAGACACGGAACACGACGCCGGCCAGCGCGCCCAGCCAGACGATCCAGAGCAGCGTCCTGCCCCCGCCACCGTCGAGCAGCAGCGCCGCGAAGGGCGTGTACGTGCCGGCGATGATCAGGAAGATGTTGGAGTGGTCGAGCCGCTTGAGCACCGCGTGGGCACGCGGCCCCCAGCTCCCGCGGTGGTACGTCGCGCTGACGCCGAACAGCAGGATGGCCGTCAGCGCGAAGACCGAGGTCGCGAGCCGGGCCTCCAGGGTCGGGGAGAAGGCGACGAGGACGAAGCCGGCGACGATCGAGGCCGGGAACGTCCCCAGGTGGAGCCAGCCACGCAGCTTCGGCTTGACGCTGTCGACCGTCTCCCGGACGTTGTCGCGGACCGTGTCGACGGTCTCCCGCACGTTGTCCCGGACGGAGTCGACGGTCTCGCGGACGTTCTCGCGCACGTCGGCCGCCCGGCTCGGGGGGCGCTCGACCGCGCGGGCCTCGACCTGCTTCTGACGCCTGCGCACCCCCTCACTGTAGGAGCAGGAGCCAAGCGAGGGCGAGAGCGGCGGACGCGCCCGGCCGCGTGGGCGGGCCGGGTGCCGATGGCGCCGATGACCGGCCGATCGACGCGTGAGCCTCCACCAGGCGGGCACCAGGGCGGGGACGCAGGCACGCACGGACGGCGAGGAGTGTGACGTGGCGCAGTACGCGTACGACGACGACATCAAGGCAGCCCTGAACGACGTCGACTTCCCCGCGGGCAAGGACGACATCGTGCGCCACGCCGAGCAGGCGGGGGCCACGCAGGAGGTGCTCGCCTCGCTGCGCACGCTGCCGCTCGCCGACTACCGCAGCCTCGACGAGGTGCTCCGGTCCACCCCGGACCGCTGAGCGATGCGCGTGTTCGGGCCGGGCACGGCGCGGGTAGACGCGGCCTCATGACCGAGACACCGTTCTCCCCTGACGAGGCGCCCGACACCGTCGGCCCCGGGGCCGGGTCGGCGCCCGACAACCCCGAGCAGGGGTCGGGCACCGCCCCGGCCGCCCCCGACACCGGCGGCGGCGCGGAGGTCTCCGCAGCGGGCGCACCGGTCGGGTTCACCGCCACCGTCGGCGACGCCGCCCCCGGCACCACGAGCGACCCGGAGGAGGCCCGCGACCTCGCCGCCGGCCCGGGCGCCGGCCCGCCGGACGACTAGGGCCGCTACCTCAGCGGGCCCGCGGTCGACCGACCGCGGGCCCGCTGCGCTCTGCGAGGCCGGCCCTGGGGACGGCGCGGCCGCGCCGTCGGTGCCCTGGGGCAGGCTGGCCCCGTGCCGAACACCGCAGCTCTCGCCCCCGAGTCGCTCGACGCCGCCGCTCGCGAGGTGGTCGGGCGGCTCGCCGGGCCGGCCGCGACGCCGCGCCCCGACCAGGTCGCTGCGGCGTCCGCCCTCGTGGTCGACCGGCGTCGGGCCCTGGTGGTGCAGGCGACCGGCTGGGGCAAGTCCGCGGTCTACCTCATGGCGACGGTCGCCGAGCGGCAGGCGGGCGGGGGCCTCACGCTCGTCGTCTGCCCGCTGCTGTCGTTGATGCGCGACCAGGAGGCGGCCGCGCGGCGGGCGGGTGTCCGCGCTGCCGCGCTGCACTCGGGCAACGTGGACGACTGGCCGGCGATCGAGGCGGCGCTCGCACGCGACGAGGTCGACCTGCTGCTCGTCTCGCCGGAGCGGCTCGCCAACCCCCGTTTCGCCGAGTCGGTCCTGCCCGGGCTGCTGGCCCGCGTCGGGCTCGTCGTGGTCGACGAGGCGCACTGCCTGTCCAGCTGGGGGCACGACTTCCGGCCGGACTACCTGCGCCTGAGCCGTGAGCTGCTCGACCGGGTCCCCGCGGTGCCGGTGCTGGCCACCACCGCGACCGCCAACTCGCGGGTGGTCGACGACGTGGCCGCGCAGCTCGGCGCCGGCACGGTGACCTTCCGCGGCCCGCTGGCGAGGGCGTCGCTGCGGCTGGCCGTCGTCCCCGGGCTCGGGGCGCTGGAGCGCTACGCCTGGGCCGCCGCGGCGCTCGCCGCGCTGCCCGGCTCGGGCATCGTCTACGCGCTCACGGTGGCCGAGACCGAGCGACTGGCCGGGTTCCTGCGGGCGCAGGGCTTCGAGGTGGCGGCGTACTCCTCGAAGCTCGACCCCGACGAGCGCCAGCAGGTGGAGCAGGCGCTGCGCGACAACGCCCTCAAGGCGGTGATCGCGACGTCCGCGCTCGGGATGGGCTTCGACAAGCCTGACCTGGCGTTCGTGCTTCACGTCGGGTCCCCCGCCAGCCCCGTCGACTACTACCAGCAGGTCGGGCGGGCGGGCCGGGGCATCGACGACGCCGTCGCCGTGCTGCTGCCGGCGGCCGAGTCCGACCCGCGCATCTGGGAGCACTTCGCGACCGCGACGATCCCGGACCCGCAGGTCGCCGACCGGGTGCTGGCCGAGCTCGCCGCGACGCAGGACGCGCTCACCGTCCCCGCGCTGGAGGCCTCGACCGGCGTGCGCCGGGGCCGGCTGGAGGCGCTGCTCAAGCTGCTCGCGGTGGACGGCGCGGTGGCGCGCGTCGGCTCCGGCTGGCGGGCCACGGGGGCGGGATGGTCCTTCGACGCCGAGCGCTTCGCCCGGCTGCGCGCCGCCCGTGCGGCCGAGGCCGAGCTCATGAGCCGCTACGCCGCGGGCGCGGGCTGCCTGATGGCGTTCCTGCAGGAGGCGCTGGACGACCCGG
Coding sequences:
- the trhA gene encoding PAQR family membrane homeostasis protein TrhA translates to MRETVDTVRDNVRETVDSVKPKLRGWLHLGTFPASIVAGFVLVAFSPTLEARLATSVFALTAILLFGVSATYHRGSWGPRAHAVLKRLDHSNIFLIIAGTYTPFAALLLDGGGGRTLLWIVWLGALAGVVFRVFWSDAPRWLYTPVYLALGWVAVFYLPEILRHGGVAVLVLLIVGGLFYTVGGLVYAAKRPDPSPRWFGFHEVFHAFTLVAFVVHYIAVSFVAYSAG
- a CDS encoding DEAD/DEAH box helicase, with the translated sequence MPNTAALAPESLDAAAREVVGRLAGPAATPRPDQVAAASALVVDRRRALVVQATGWGKSAVYLMATVAERQAGGGLTLVVCPLLSLMRDQEAAARRAGVRAAALHSGNVDDWPAIEAALARDEVDLLLVSPERLANPRFAESVLPGLLARVGLVVVDEAHCLSSWGHDFRPDYLRLSRELLDRVPAVPVLATTATANSRVVDDVAAQLGAGTVTFRGPLARASLRLAVVPGLGALERYAWAAAALAALPGSGIVYALTVAETERLAGFLRAQGFEVAAYSSKLDPDERQQVEQALRDNALKAVIATSALGMGFDKPDLAFVLHVGSPASPVDYYQQVGRAGRGIDDAVAVLLPAAESDPRIWEHFATATIPDPQVADRVLAELAATQDALTVPALEASTGVRRGRLEALLKLLAVDGAVARVGSGWRATGAGWSFDAERFARLRAARAAEAELMSRYAAGAGCLMAFLQEALDDPGPEPCGRCSVCTGTLPPPGADAPAELVDAARRHLRGRDVVLEPRKMWPSLPGRRGRIPRGSQAEPGRALAYADDPAWADALAALGAGDGPVPAELADAAVSVLSRWRREWGERPVAVVPVPSRSRPQLVASLAAHIGAVGRLPVLDLLEAQGQPAPRDVASGARAAGVLAGLRLRPGAEPPGAPVLLVDDVWQSGWTATVAAALLREAGGGPVLPLVLHQRP
- a CDS encoding response regulator transcription factor; amino-acid sequence: MRIVIAEDSVLLREGLTRLLEDGGHRVVAAVGDGDSLVPAVEEHRPDVAVVDVRMPPTHTDEGLRAAVAARERVAGQPVLVLSQYVEDTYAAELLASGDGRGVGYLLKDRVADVGDFLDALRRVAAGEAVLDPEVVAQVLVRRRSVDRLAALTPRERDVLALMAEGRSNVAIADRLVVSEGAVEKHVTSLFTKLGLQPDAADSRRVLAVLAWLGAP
- a CDS encoding DUF2795 domain-containing protein; amino-acid sequence: MAQYAYDDDIKAALNDVDFPAGKDDIVRHAEQAGATQEVLASLRTLPLADYRSLDEVLRSTPDR